One part of the Acidobacteriota bacterium genome encodes these proteins:
- a CDS encoding undecaprenyl-diphosphate phosphatase: MALLFAALLGIVQGLTEFLPISSSAHLILARAFFGWDTEVFGLAFDVACHLGTLVAVLVYFRADLWAMVTAVPDAFGPTLPARQLRLMAFGTLPVVVVGLLWADWLAANVRTPGVTAVTLAAGALGLLVVERLGPRRRDEDSLRPMEAVGFGLAQAAALVPGVSRSGATITFGMAIGLRREAAARFSFLLGVPAILAAASKEALELARVGLAPGAVGVFAVGIVSSAVVGYLTVKYFLRFLAGHRLDVFAWYRLGLAGVVVAWMLAR, translated from the coding sequence GTGGCGCTGCTCTTCGCGGCGCTGCTCGGCATCGTGCAGGGGCTCACGGAGTTCCTGCCGATCTCGAGCTCGGCCCACCTCATCCTGGCCCGGGCGTTCTTCGGCTGGGACACCGAGGTCTTCGGGCTCGCGTTCGACGTGGCGTGCCATCTCGGAACGCTCGTGGCCGTGCTCGTCTACTTCCGCGCCGACCTCTGGGCCATGGTGACGGCGGTGCCCGACGCCTTCGGGCCGACGCTGCCGGCGCGGCAGCTGCGGCTCATGGCCTTTGGGACCCTGCCCGTCGTGGTCGTGGGCCTGTTGTGGGCCGATTGGCTCGCGGCCAACGTTCGCACGCCGGGCGTCACGGCCGTGACGCTCGCCGCCGGGGCGCTCGGGTTGCTCGTCGTCGAACGGCTCGGCCCGCGCCGTCGCGACGAGGACAGCCTCCGTCCGATGGAGGCCGTCGGGTTCGGCCTCGCGCAGGCGGCCGCGCTCGTGCCCGGGGTGTCGCGCTCGGGGGCCACGATCACCTTCGGCATGGCCATCGGCCTCCGGCGCGAGGCGGCGGCCCGCTTCTCGTTCCTCCTCGGCGTGCCCGCGATTCTCGCGGCGGCCAGCAAGGAGGCGCTCGAACTGGCCCGGGTGGGTCTGGCGCCGGGGGCGGTCGGAGTCTTCGCGGTGGGCATCGTCAGCTCGGCCGTCGTCGGGTACCTCACGGTGAAGTACTTCCTCCGGTTCCTCGCCGGCCATCGGCTCGACGTCTTCGCCTGGTACCGGCTGGGGCTGGCCGGAGTCGTCGTCGCCTGGATGCTGGCACGGTAG
- a CDS encoding tetratricopeptide repeat protein, producing MRCVAAALALVLVTTAGGSADTLRGAQHLSAAYALILDAAFEPAARELERCEAAPREACEVLEAVRLFWRIQLDPHRRTVDGAFRAAVERAIASTEAWAARAPDDAEAWFYVGAAYGARAQWRVLRRERLAAARDGGRIKRALERALQLDPTLEDAHFGIGMYQYYAAVAPAAARMLRWILLLPGGNRTEGLARMLRAREAGVLMRSEADYQLHVIYLWYEEGFVRALELLRELERRHPRNPLFPQLVAEVLDVYFHDRGASRDAWADLLERAGRGDVNEGELASGHARLGLAHQLDALHETDRAIPLWRAAADAPPGAGPYGSRAEALVRLGDAHARLGDPDRAAAHYREALAAVPPDDVREVGRRARAGIARRVPAARGEAYRVSLEGWRAFERGDRARARSALARAVALAPDDRVIRYRYGHVLLQEDASAAREQLDRAVTGPVDELPTFVARAAVDLARLHETRGEIAAAIEWYERATFTFGAERETRVAAERALARLRRAGPR from the coding sequence ATGCGGTGCGTCGCGGCGGCCCTCGCCCTCGTCCTGGTCACGACGGCCGGCGGCTCGGCCGACACGCTTCGCGGCGCCCAGCACCTGTCGGCGGCGTACGCCTTGATCCTCGATGCGGCGTTCGAGCCCGCGGCGCGCGAGCTCGAGCGCTGCGAAGCGGCACCGCGCGAGGCCTGCGAGGTGCTCGAGGCGGTCCGCCTGTTCTGGCGCATCCAGCTCGACCCGCACCGACGCACCGTCGACGGCGCCTTCCGGGCCGCTGTCGAGCGCGCGATCGCGTCGACCGAAGCCTGGGCGGCTCGAGCGCCAGACGACGCCGAGGCGTGGTTCTACGTCGGCGCGGCGTACGGCGCGCGCGCCCAGTGGCGCGTGCTGCGGCGCGAGCGGCTCGCGGCGGCGCGCGACGGCGGACGGATCAAGCGCGCGCTCGAGCGCGCCCTGCAACTCGATCCCACGCTCGAAGACGCGCATTTCGGGATCGGGATGTATCAGTACTACGCCGCGGTGGCGCCGGCGGCCGCGCGCATGCTGCGCTGGATCCTCCTGCTGCCGGGCGGCAACCGCACGGAGGGTCTCGCCAGGATGCTGCGGGCGCGCGAGGCGGGCGTGCTGATGCGCAGCGAGGCCGACTACCAGCTCCACGTGATCTACCTCTGGTACGAGGAGGGCTTCGTCCGGGCGCTCGAACTGCTGCGCGAACTCGAGCGGCGCCACCCGCGCAACCCGCTGTTCCCGCAGCTCGTCGCGGAGGTGCTCGACGTCTACTTCCACGATCGCGGCGCGAGCCGCGACGCGTGGGCCGACCTGCTCGAGCGGGCCGGGCGCGGCGACGTGAACGAGGGCGAGCTCGCCTCGGGCCACGCGCGGCTCGGCCTGGCGCATCAGCTCGACGCGCTCCACGAGACCGATCGGGCGATCCCGCTGTGGCGGGCCGCCGCCGACGCCCCGCCGGGCGCCGGGCCGTACGGGTCGCGGGCCGAGGCGCTGGTCCGGCTCGGCGACGCGCACGCGCGGCTCGGCGATCCCGACCGCGCCGCCGCGCACTATCGCGAGGCGCTCGCCGCCGTACCGCCCGACGACGTCCGCGAGGTCGGGCGCCGGGCCCGGGCCGGAATCGCGCGCCGCGTTCCGGCGGCGCGCGGCGAGGCGTACCGGGTGTCGCTCGAGGGGTGGCGGGCCTTCGAGCGGGGCGACCGCGCGCGTGCTCGATCGGCGCTCGCACGCGCGGTGGCGCTCGCGCCGGACGACAGGGTCATCCGCTACCGGTACGGACACGTGCTGCTGCAGGAGGATGCCTCGGCGGCGCGCGAGCAGCTCGATCGCGCGGTGACTGGCCCGGTCGACGAGCTCCCGACGTTCGTCGCGCGCGCGGCGGTCGACCTCGCGCGGCTGCACGAGACGCGCGGCGAGATCGCCGCGGCGATCGAATGGTACGAGCGCGCGACCTTCACCTTCGGCGCCGAACGCGAGACGAGGGTGGCCGCGGAGCGCGCGCTCGCGCGCCTGCGCCGCGCAGGACCTCGCTGA
- the tgt gene encoding tRNA guanosine(34) transglycosylase Tgt, whose translation MLSAFGFVVTDRDGGARRGRLTTPHGDVDTPVFMPVGTRGAVKAVTHQQLDELGASMLLGNTYHLYLRPGDELIARRGGLHRFIGWDRPLLTDSGGYQVFSLGDLRTIDEHGASFRSHLDGSQHDLTPERAVDIQARLGADVAMVFDECLAYPATEAAARASMERTARWARRGRARFEAVRAGETPVVPTTPGQAQFGIVQGGVYPELRRESAGRTVEVGFEAYAIGGLSVGEPTDVMYDVVGQTTPWLPPDRPRYLMGSGMPDDLVECVARGVDMFDCVLPTRNARNGQVLTRRGRMNLRNARFAEDDRPIDERCPCYTCRRHSRAYLRHLLMVQEMTAATLNTLHNLRFYLDLMGEMRHAIEFGSFESFRQSFHQSFSRRSLIP comes from the coding sequence ATGCTCTCGGCCTTCGGGTTCGTCGTGACCGACCGCGACGGCGGCGCGCGGCGCGGTCGGCTCACCACGCCGCACGGCGACGTCGACACGCCCGTCTTCATGCCGGTCGGCACGCGCGGCGCGGTCAAGGCCGTGACCCACCAGCAGCTCGACGAGCTCGGCGCGTCGATGCTGCTCGGCAACACCTACCATCTGTACCTGCGGCCCGGCGACGAACTGATCGCACGTCGCGGCGGCCTGCACCGGTTCATCGGGTGGGATCGTCCGCTGCTCACCGACAGCGGGGGCTACCAGGTCTTCAGTCTCGGCGACCTGCGCACCATCGACGAGCACGGCGCCAGCTTCCGCTCGCATCTCGACGGGTCCCAGCACGACCTGACGCCCGAGCGGGCCGTCGACATCCAGGCCAGGCTGGGGGCGGATGTCGCGATGGTGTTCGACGAGTGCCTCGCGTACCCGGCGACGGAGGCCGCGGCCCGTGCGTCGATGGAGCGGACGGCCCGCTGGGCACGTCGCGGCCGGGCGCGCTTCGAGGCGGTGCGGGCCGGCGAGACGCCCGTCGTCCCCACGACCCCGGGCCAGGCGCAGTTCGGCATCGTCCAGGGAGGCGTCTACCCGGAGCTTCGCCGTGAGAGCGCCGGACGGACGGTCGAGGTCGGCTTCGAGGCCTACGCCATCGGCGGACTGAGCGTGGGCGAACCGACCGACGTGATGTACGACGTCGTGGGCCAGACCACGCCGTGGCTGCCTCCGGATCGCCCGCGCTACCTCATGGGCAGCGGGATGCCCGACGACCTCGTGGAGTGCGTCGCGCGCGGCGTCGACATGTTCGACTGCGTGCTGCCCACGCGCAACGCGCGCAACGGGCAGGTGCTCACGCGCCGCGGCCGGATGAACCTGCGCAACGCCCGCTTCGCCGAGGACGACCGGCCGATCGATGAGCGGTGCCCCTGCTACACGTGCCGGCGTCACTCACGGGCCTATCTGCGCCACCTGCTGATGGTCCAGGAGATGACCGCCGCCACGCTCAATACCCTCCACAATCTTCGGTTTTACCTTGACTTGATGGGGGAGATGAGACACGCTATCGAGTTTGGATCGTTCGAATCGTTCAGACAGTCGTTCCACCAGTCGTTTTCCCGCCGGTCGCTGATTCCATGA
- the secD gene encoding protein translocase subunit SecD translates to MNKNLRWKAVTILIVVGLAVWSFYPPGEKVRLGLDLKGGVHLVMRVQTDDALRLETEVTSERLREELARRNVLVSAVTPDGPQAFGVQGVPTAQDAEFRRIADEQTGASYNRESRAGGSYRFELKPNIAVTLRNEAVAQALQTIERRVNELGVAEPIVAAHGAAGDQILVQLPGVTDVARAKEIIRSTALLELKIVEAGPAPTRESLLAQRGGVLPPDMEVVTGADDLGIGGQAGGTVYYLVRRVAAVTGRDLRNARPTLDENNRPAVSFSLNQDGARKFGRVTSENINRQLAIILDGRVQSAPRIESRITDEGRITGSFTQQEVLDLSLVLRSGALPASLTYLEERTVGPSLGADSIRAGVLASITGLSVVAAFMLFYYRLAGINAIISVALNLLILLGFMSYIGATMTLPGIAGFILTIGMGVDSNVLIFERIKEELATQKGVKAAVAAGFDRVFLTILDTHVSSMIAAGFLFQFGTGPIRGFATVLFFGLLSNVFTAVFVSRTLFEAMLARRQTASISI, encoded by the coding sequence ATGAACAAGAACCTCCGCTGGAAGGCAGTGACCATCCTCATCGTCGTGGGGCTGGCGGTCTGGTCGTTCTATCCCCCGGGCGAGAAGGTGCGGCTCGGGCTCGACCTCAAGGGCGGCGTGCACCTGGTGATGCGCGTGCAGACCGACGACGCGCTGCGGCTCGAGACCGAGGTCACCTCGGAGCGGCTGCGCGAGGAGCTCGCGCGGCGCAACGTCCTCGTCTCCGCGGTCACGCCCGACGGGCCTCAGGCCTTCGGCGTGCAGGGCGTGCCGACGGCGCAGGATGCCGAGTTCCGGCGGATCGCCGACGAGCAGACGGGGGCCAGCTACAACCGCGAGTCGCGCGCGGGTGGCAGCTACCGGTTCGAGCTCAAGCCGAACATCGCCGTGACGCTGCGCAACGAGGCCGTCGCGCAGGCGCTCCAGACCATCGAGCGGCGCGTCAACGAGCTTGGCGTCGCCGAGCCGATCGTCGCGGCGCATGGGGCGGCGGGCGATCAGATCCTCGTGCAGCTGCCCGGCGTGACCGATGTCGCGCGGGCCAAGGAGATCATCCGGTCGACGGCGCTGCTCGAGCTGAAGATCGTCGAGGCCGGGCCGGCGCCGACGCGCGAGTCGCTGCTCGCGCAGCGCGGCGGCGTGCTGCCGCCCGACATGGAGGTCGTCACGGGGGCCGACGATCTCGGGATCGGCGGGCAGGCCGGCGGCACCGTCTACTACCTCGTGCGGCGCGTGGCCGCGGTGACCGGGCGCGACCTCCGCAACGCGCGCCCGACGCTCGACGAGAACAACCGGCCGGCCGTCAGCTTCTCGCTCAACCAGGACGGCGCGCGCAAGTTCGGCCGGGTGACGAGCGAGAACATCAACCGCCAGCTCGCCATCATCCTCGACGGCCGCGTGCAGTCGGCCCCGCGCATCGAGTCGCGCATCACCGACGAGGGGCGCATCACGGGCAGCTTCACGCAGCAGGAGGTCCTCGACCTGAGCCTCGTGCTGCGGTCGGGCGCGCTGCCGGCGTCGCTCACCTACCTCGAGGAGCGCACGGTCGGCCCGAGCCTCGGCGCCGACTCGATCCGCGCCGGCGTGCTCGCCTCGATCACCGGCCTCTCGGTGGTGGCGGCCTTCATGCTCTTCTACTACCGCCTCGCCGGGATCAACGCCATCATCTCGGTGGCGCTCAACCTCCTGATCCTGCTCGGCTTCATGTCGTACATCGGCGCGACGATGACGCTGCCGGGCATTGCGGGCTTCATCCTGACGATTGGCATGGGCGTCGACTCGAACGTGCTCATCTTCGAGCGCATCAAGGAGGAGCTCGCCACGCAGAAGGGCGTCAAAGCCGCGGTGGCGGCAGGCTTCGACCGCGTGTTCCTCACCATTCTCGACACCCACGTCTCGTCGATGATCGCCGCCGGGTTCCTCTTCCAGTTCGGGACGGGGCCAATCCGCGGGTTTGCGACGGTGCTCTTCTTCGGCCTGCTGTCGAACGTGTTCACGGCCGTGTTCGTGTCGAGAACCCTGTTCGAGGCGATGCTCGCGCGGCGACAGACCGCCAGCATCAGCATCTAG
- a CDS encoding D-alanine--D-alanine ligase: MKRLRIGVVYGGRSGEHEVSLASAASVVAHLDPARYEVVPIRIEKSGRWTLADRPPASSSAADAIEQARHDAGRSARVTREVHVVARPGDETLLAVQRPASGDEHTVATAMGLDVFFPVLHGPYGEDGTVQGLFELANVPYVGAGVLASAAGMDKAVAKVLFAARGLRVADHLVITHRDLADGPDQVVRRVEDRFAYPVFVKPANLGSSVGISKARNRAGLEASLALAAEFDRKLVVEMAVPHAREIECAVLGNDWPEASVPGEIVPSREFYDYEAKYLDEGSALFVPARLDEATIAEVRRVSIEAFRAVDGAGMARVDFLLDAASNTLYLNEVNTIPGFTTISMYPKLWEASGVGYPALLDRLVALALERHAEKQRLRTSYV; this comes from the coding sequence GTGAAACGACTGCGCATCGGCGTCGTCTACGGCGGCCGTTCGGGCGAGCACGAGGTCTCGCTGGCGTCGGCCGCCTCGGTGGTCGCCCATCTCGACCCCGCCCGCTACGAGGTCGTCCCCATCCGGATCGAGAAATCGGGACGCTGGACCCTGGCCGATCGGCCGCCGGCGTCGAGCTCGGCGGCCGACGCGATCGAGCAGGCCCGTCACGACGCGGGGCGGAGCGCGCGGGTGACGCGCGAGGTGCACGTCGTGGCCCGCCCGGGCGACGAGACGCTGCTCGCCGTGCAGCGGCCGGCATCCGGCGACGAACACACCGTCGCGACGGCCATGGGGCTCGACGTGTTCTTCCCGGTGCTCCACGGCCCGTACGGCGAGGACGGCACGGTGCAGGGCCTGTTCGAGCTGGCCAACGTCCCGTACGTCGGCGCGGGCGTCCTGGCCTCGGCGGCCGGCATGGACAAGGCCGTCGCGAAGGTGCTGTTCGCCGCGCGCGGCCTGCGCGTCGCCGATCACCTCGTCATCACCCACCGGGATCTCGCCGACGGACCCGACCAGGTCGTGCGCCGCGTCGAGGACCGCTTCGCCTACCCGGTGTTCGTCAAGCCCGCGAACCTCGGCTCGAGCGTCGGCATCTCGAAGGCGCGCAATCGCGCCGGGCTCGAGGCGTCGCTCGCGCTCGCCGCCGAGTTCGATCGGAAGCTGGTCGTCGAGATGGCGGTACCCCACGCCCGGGAGATCGAGTGCGCGGTGCTCGGCAACGACTGGCCCGAGGCCTCGGTGCCGGGCGAGATCGTGCCCTCGCGGGAGTTCTACGACTACGAGGCGAAGTACCTCGACGAGGGCTCGGCCCTCTTCGTGCCCGCCCGGCTCGACGAGGCGACCATCGCCGAAGTGCGTCGTGTCTCCATCGAGGCGTTCCGCGCCGTGGACGGCGCCGGCATGGCGCGCGTGGACTTCCTGCTCGACGCGGCGTCGAACACGCTCTACCTGAACGAGGTGAACACGATCCCGGGGTTCACCACCATCAGCATGTATCCGAAGCTGTGGGAAGCGAGCGGGGTCGGCTACCCGGCGCTGCTCGACCGCCTCGTCGCGCTGGCGCTCGAACGCCACGCCGAGAAGCAGCGGCTTCGCACGAGTTACGTCTGA
- the yajC gene encoding preprotein translocase subunit YajC, with amino-acid sequence MTLDSSFVLAMSPPPGQESSLWVQFIPFALILGIFYFVILLPMKRRQRKIADFQEALKVGDKVVTTSGIYGTVTKLGERTVKLQIADKVTIEVAKAAVGGYQGQAPVVPESGQV; translated from the coding sequence ATGACCCTCGATTCGTCGTTCGTGCTGGCCATGAGCCCCCCGCCCGGACAGGAGAGCAGCCTCTGGGTGCAGTTCATCCCGTTCGCGCTCATCCTCGGCATCTTCTACTTCGTGATCCTGCTGCCCATGAAGCGGCGTCAGCGGAAGATCGCCGACTTCCAGGAAGCGCTGAAGGTGGGCGACAAGGTGGTGACGACGAGCGGCATCTACGGCACGGTGACCAAGCTCGGCGAGCGTACCGTGAAGCTGCAGATCGCCGACAAGGTCACGATCGAGGTCGCCAAGGCGGCCGTGGGCGGCTACCAGGGCCAGGCGCCGGTCGTGCCCGAGTCGGGCCAGGTCTAG
- the secF gene encoding protein translocase subunit SecF: protein MQILRDTKIDFLRWRWHAMVLSVAIILTGVGLVATRGGLPLGIDFSGGTIVVMRFAAPVSEQQVRDAVAAIPGEKVVQQYGEAGDNEILVRLPQLVVEEADFDLEQGANQVLAAVRAANLGEFEVLSTEVVGPVIGKDLQRKGIFATIASLFGITVYIALRFRFSFAVGALAATFHDVLVTLTFITLFNYELSLNVVAAILTITGYSVNDTIVIFDRVRENLRLTRREPLDKVINHSVNQTLARTIITSGTTGLAVLALFLFGGEVLEGFAFTMLVGIIAGTYSTVFIAAAVAVVLSKRQGPGAKAAAEPPAPGAPAAKTGRRPSRRARAS, encoded by the coding sequence ATGCAGATCCTCCGTGACACCAAGATCGACTTCCTCCGCTGGCGCTGGCACGCGATGGTGCTGTCGGTCGCCATCATCCTGACCGGCGTCGGGCTCGTCGCCACCCGTGGCGGGCTGCCGCTTGGCATCGATTTCTCGGGCGGCACCATCGTGGTGATGCGGTTTGCTGCTCCCGTGAGCGAGCAGCAGGTTCGCGACGCCGTCGCGGCCATTCCTGGAGAGAAGGTCGTCCAGCAGTACGGCGAGGCGGGCGACAACGAGATCCTCGTACGACTGCCGCAGCTCGTCGTCGAGGAGGCGGACTTCGATCTCGAGCAGGGCGCCAATCAGGTGCTGGCGGCCGTCCGGGCCGCCAATCTCGGTGAGTTCGAGGTGCTGAGCACCGAGGTCGTGGGGCCGGTCATCGGCAAGGACCTGCAGCGCAAGGGCATCTTCGCGACGATTGCCTCGCTCTTCGGCATCACGGTCTACATCGCGCTCAGGTTCCGCTTCTCGTTCGCCGTCGGCGCGCTCGCGGCCACGTTCCACGACGTGCTCGTGACGCTCACCTTCATCACGCTCTTCAACTACGAGCTGTCGCTGAACGTCGTGGCGGCCATCCTCACGATCACCGGCTACTCGGTGAACGACACGATCGTCATCTTCGACCGCGTGCGCGAGAACCTGCGGCTGACGAGGCGTGAGCCGCTCGACAAGGTCATCAACCACAGCGTCAACCAGACGCTCGCCCGCACGATCATCACGTCGGGCACGACGGGCCTGGCCGTGCTCGCGCTCTTCCTGTTCGGCGGCGAGGTGCTCGAGGGCTTTGCCTTCACGATGCTCGTGGGCATCATCGCGGGCACCTACTCGACCGTGTTCATCGCGGCGGCGGTGGCCGTCGTCCTGAGCAAGCGGCAGGGGCCCGGGGCGAAGGCCGCCGCGGAACCGCCGGCGCCAGGCGCCCCGGCGGCGAAGACCGGGCGGCGTCCCTCGCGCCGCGCGCGTGCGTCGTAG